AACCCTGAGCACGGTCACGTGCTCAGCATTTGGTGGCATTGTGTATGCTGGCACAATCCACCCGAACCTCCTAAGATGGTCCGAAACCTCGAATTCGTTGTGTCTACTGTTGTCTTTGAGAGAGAATGCAACTAATGGAACTCCAATTTCTTTGGAAACTATGTTGAATTTTCCTGTCTTTTCAAGTCCTTCTTTGAGTACCCTAGCATTTTCTTGACAATTCTCCATAATATTCCTATATCCCTGGTAAATAAGACAATTCACAATGGTAGATTATTCGAACAATTTTGGGGTTAAAGGGTATCTTTTTAATGATTATTTCTCATTAGTATTCAGCTTACCTCATAGCCTAAGCGAATAAGTTGATAATATTGAGCAATTACTTGACTAGAACCTGtgtcaagaaaaaaaaattaaacttttatGTACTAACAACGAAAGTCCTTTTATACTATCATGTCACATAAAAGTTCATACAACTAACAGTCTATAATAAGTGCCAATTGATAACGTCAAGAAAAGAAGGATTTTCAAGTAGCCTACTAAAAATAGTTAAATTATCGAgatagtgtaaatattttttgtaCAGTTGTTATACTATATAACTAAATCCATATTGGAAAAATTAGTTTTTGTCACGCAAAAGCACCACGCTTGCTTTACGGTATTGTACCCTATGTCTTGCTAGTTGTACATTGAATAAAATGTAAACCAGAGGGCGCCAATGATTATAATTTGCTTACCTTTAGAAAAGTTAAGGGTGAAGGTTGGTTGATCAGCACCAAGATAATTAATATGGAAGATAAGCTCTTCAGGCAAATCTTCTTTGCTTCTCCAAATAACCCAACCAATACCAGCATAAACAAGACCATATTTGTGACCACTTACATTAATACTTTTTACTAATGGTAATCTGAAATCCCATTCAAGTTCTGGATATAGGAATGGGGCAATGAATCCACCACTTGCTGCATCCACATGAATTGGAGTGTCCCACCTGTTAATAATAATCAAATGTTAGGCAAGTTAGGTGCACAAAGCATTCCGCGTTTACGCAGGATTCACGAAAGGGTCGCACCCCAATGGGTGTTAGTGGTTACTTCCATGGCTCTAACCCGTAACTTATAGGTCACATGAAGATAACTTTACTGTTGCTCCAAGGCACCCCTTCAATCAAATATTAGGCAAGCATGAATGTGAAAATACTATGCGAATATTAATTGGGGCGAGTTTCGTGAGTTCAACTAAACTTATTATTTCTGATTCCAATTATGTACACatatacaaaataaaacaaacaataAGATCATACATTATTTTGGACGCAAAAATTTAAATCATAGATTCGATACGTATGATATTTCAAGTTATATCCGATGAGGCATAACCAATTTAATTTGCACATAGAGTTCCTATGAAAGTGTTAGATTCCTATATTGACAGATTTGAGAAACATCTTTTTGCTAAACACTAGGACAACTGCTGCACAGAGTTTTGTATACGTCGAGATCCAGAATTATGAATTCATTCGACAATCTTGATAAAGCCTAAGTATAATTTATTGTTAATTCATTTTAGTGAAATCATGCATGTGAACGTTAATTATGTACTAAGTTATACCGATTAGCGGGGCAAAGATCACTTTTAGTCTAAGACAGTAATTATTTACATTCAATAGccataaaatttattaaatttgtatataacatacataaatgtttatatatacaaaaaatatattttttgattattattttgagagaggctatataatattatttttaaattaataaagtaATTTGTTTGGTCTAATGTATATGTACTTTTTACCATTATCTCTTATGGTAAAAACATGTAACTTGTCAGAGACGGGTTTAAAATTTAAACTAACAGAGGCATACAGTATCAATCCGACCTAAAGAGAAGAGGAGATGAGATGAATTACCCAGTTTCTTTGTTCTTCTCGACTAAGAGATCATTCAAACGTTTAACATCTTCAAATTCTCCATTAAGGGTGGAACCCAAGATAGCAGCTACACAAATAGTGTTCTCATCCACCATTTCTACAGCTTTCTCAGGGTCCATAACGTAGTACCCATCCTCTAACTTTACTTCCTTTAGCTCTACTTCGAAATACCTTGCAAATTTCTCCCAACATACCTATAAAAttaaggatttaagttatatacttGAAGGCGTAAAAGAAATTAATATTATTACTGCAATTTAACCAACTATAATAGATGGCCACTTTATATTTTTCAGGTTATCATATCCGATTCGATATAAATCATGGCGGATCTACTCTATGGGTTATGGGTGCTTGAGCATAAGCACCCATTACTTTTAGAGCCAAACACTTTAATTTtacttatatataaaaaaaaaatagtattcaTATAAATATATTAACTGAGCACCCAGTCTGTTCAATAGgaatttttagattaaaaatagTTGAGCACCCACGATTTGACAATTTGAGATCCGCCACTGAATATAAGAAATTTTCTACTATTATAAGTCAACTTAATGCGATgatgtatataatttgtacacCATTAATGCACAGAAAGGTCAATCTCTGGGAGACCTTCGTAGAGCTGAGCTTTAGGGGAAACAATTTTTGTGGTCTTGCAATATAAAGTCAAGCATTTTATGCAACTTGGTCATTTACGAGCACATTTAAAGTCAATTATTTATACAAATAGCCGGCCGGAAttctttgtttactttttataatcgatatacatagattatacactaATTATACATGATTATGAGcttgtttggacataagaaaatttttacttttttcgatttttttttttcccgaaatcagcgtttggtcataaattttttaattttcacttgaaaatgcatttttaaatttttcaaaaattttaaaaactccaaaaatctatttttcaaaatttttattcaatcactcacaaaacttcaaaaacaacccaaaattatattcatgtccaatcAAATCGTGTGTGCTCAACTATTTTTAATCTGAAAATTCCTATTGAACAGACTGGGTGCTCAGTTAATGTATTTATACGAatactagtttttttttttttatatataagtaAAATTAAAGTGTTTGGCTCTAAAAGTAATGGGTGCTTGTGCTCAAGCACCCATAACCCATAGAGTAGATCCGCCATGGTTTATATCGAATCGGATATGATAACCTAATTCATGTATgaaaacacaactctaattttcaaataccattttcactttaaaaaaaattacgtttttttggaattttacaattcttatgtccaagcACCCACTATATGCATATTACACACATCTGCCGactaattttaatttaaa
The sequence above is drawn from the Nicotiana tabacum cultivar K326 chromosome 13, ASM71507v2, whole genome shotgun sequence genome and encodes:
- the LOC107804984 gene encoding glutamate decarboxylase-like, translated to MVLSKAASENDVSVHSTFASRYVRVSLPRFQMPENSIPKEAAYQIINDELMLDGNPRLNLASFVTTWMEPECDKLIMAAINKNYVDMDEYPVTTELQNRCVNMIAHLFNAPLGEEETAVGVGTVGSSEAIMLAGLAFKRKWQNKMKAQGKPYDKPNIVTGANVQVCWEKFARYFEVELKEVKLEDGYYVMDPEKAVEMVDENTICVAAILGSTLNGEFEDVKRLNDLLVEKNKETGWDTPIHVDAASGGFIAPFLYPELEWDFRLPLVKSINVSGHKYGLVYAGIGWVIWRSKEDLPEELIFHINYLGADQPTFTLNFSKGSSQVIAQYYQLIRLGYEGYRNIMENCQENARVLKEGLEKTGKFNIVSKEIGVPLVAFSLKDNSRHNEFEVSDHLRRFGWIVPAYTMPPNAEHVTVLRVVIREDFSRTLAERLVADIEKVLHELDSLPARVSAKLAAAEESSSGVHKKSAMEVQLEITNVWKKFVAEKKKTKNVIC